One genomic region from Kineobactrum salinum encodes:
- a CDS encoding tyrosine-type recombinase/integrase has product MLLCCKPPADGQGVGPRSWVLRATVDGRRTDIGKGPYPEVTLAKARERAREAKDKIRQGIDPVTERKTQKSALIAEQAKAVTFSDVAKEYIAKKSHEFKSAKQVYKLTQQLKTYAYPTLGRMVVADIERAHIVKLLEPIWTTKHETASRVRLHTERVLDLAGVKGLRNGDNPARLKGNLDLTFSAGHKVAKRKHHNALSVDDMPDFWLSLKAQDTRGPASYRSLS; this is encoded by the coding sequence ATGTTGCTGTGCTGTAAGCCGCCCGCGGATGGGCAGGGGGTAGGTCCCCGGTCCTGGGTGCTCCGGGCGACTGTGGACGGTCGGCGGACGGACATAGGGAAGGGGCCCTACCCTGAGGTAACACTCGCCAAAGCGCGGGAAAGAGCTCGGGAGGCTAAGGACAAGATCCGCCAGGGGATTGACCCCGTGACCGAGCGCAAGACGCAGAAGTCTGCCCTGATTGCTGAGCAGGCTAAGGCCGTCACCTTCAGCGACGTGGCGAAGGAGTACATCGCCAAGAAGTCTCACGAGTTCAAAAGCGCGAAGCAAGTCTACAAACTGACCCAGCAACTCAAGACCTACGCCTACCCAACGCTTGGGCGCATGGTGGTGGCGGACATAGAGCGAGCTCACATCGTTAAGCTGTTGGAACCCATCTGGACCACCAAACATGAAACTGCCAGCCGGGTCCGGCTGCACACAGAGCGCGTGTTAGATCTCGCCGGGGTTAAGGGGCTGAGAAATGGCGACAACCCGGCCCGATTGAAAGGCAATCTCGACTTAACCTTCTCTGCTGGACACAAGGTGGCCAAGCGGAAACACCACAACGCGCTCTCCGTGGATGACATGCCAGACTTCTGGCTCAGCTTGAAAGCTCAGGACACCCGGGGGCCAGCATCTTACAGGTCCTTATCCTGA
- a CDS encoding tyrosine-type recombinase/integrase has protein sequence MPLTEEAVKLLGSLPRMNDYVFPGPRAGKPISDVAVSKVPKALGHDVTAHGFRATFRTWAQEHASYAEEVPELALAHVSSDRTRTAYARGELIDKRRELMDDWEHFILHGHEERGGKVVSVGGRK, from the coding sequence GTGCCGCTGACCGAAGAAGCTGTGAAGCTGCTGGGATCCCTGCCGCGCATGAACGATTACGTTTTTCCCGGCCCACGCGCTGGTAAGCCGATTTCAGACGTTGCGGTAAGCAAGGTGCCCAAGGCGCTTGGGCATGACGTGACCGCGCACGGGTTCCGCGCCACATTCCGGACGTGGGCCCAAGAACACGCAAGCTACGCCGAGGAAGTACCGGAACTTGCCCTGGCTCACGTCAGCAGCGACCGTACCCGCACCGCCTACGCGCGAGGGGAGCTGATTGATAAACGGCGTGAGCTGATGGACGACTGGGAACACTTTATCCTGCATGGCCATGAGGAGCGCGGTGGCAAGGTGGTCAGCGTCGGAGGACGGAAGTGA
- a CDS encoding Rrf2 family transcriptional regulator, with amino-acid sequence MPATSEKMAEMLSTNPVVLRRPLGLLRDQGYVRSVKGHNGRRRRSA; translated from the coding sequence ATGCCCGCTACCTCAGAGAAAATGGCCGAGATGCTGAGCACCAATCCGGTTGTGTTGCGTCGCCCCTTGGGGTTGTTACGGGATCAGGGCTATGTGCGCTCCGTGAAAGGCCATAACGGACGTCGAAGAAGATCCGCTTGA
- a CDS encoding carboxymuconolactone decarboxylase family protein: protein MNAYLEFHQTPFESGNLNRKTCELIYIALDASVNHLYSGGIEMHIVKALEEDATVYEILDTIQLSMLTVHATQCIDAPILIQEMERVGITPKELGNDLSDQDQATKNRYIETTGHWPKGADELLELSNRFAKAMLNYGEVPYESDALAPRI from the coding sequence TTGAATGCCTACTTGGAATTTCATCAGACACCTTTCGAATCAGGCAATCTCAATCGAAAGACCTGCGAATTGATCTACATTGCACTAGATGCCAGCGTAAATCACCTATACTCGGGTGGCATTGAAATGCATATTGTCAAGGCGTTGGAAGAGGACGCCACTGTTTACGAAATCCTTGACACGATTCAGTTGTCGATGCTGACAGTGCACGCTACGCAATGCATTGACGCTCCAATCCTTATTCAAGAGATGGAGCGGGTCGGGATAACTCCCAAAGAACTTGGGAATGATCTTTCCGACCAAGATCAGGCGACAAAGAATAGGTATATAGAAACCACAGGGCATTGGCCTAAAGGTGCTGATGAACTGCTTGAATTATCTAACAGATTTGCTAAAGCAATGCTCAACTATGGGGAAGTCCCTTATGAGAGCGATGCGCTAGCGCCCAGAATATAG
- a CDS encoding IS3 family transposase (programmed frameshift), producing the protein MKKSRFSDSQILAVLKQHEAGVPVADLAREHNVSTALIYQWRAKFGGMDAPLMKRLKELEAENARLKKMYAEERIKAELRQEALEGKFVRPSQRREMARKGVAKHGISVRLACVVYGISETCYRYQAKLDGENALIAEWLLKLTQTHKRWGFGLCFLYLRNVKGYPWNHKRVYRLYRQLELNLRIKPKRRIKRDYPGELDVPTAPNQVWSMDFMSDQLVSGKSFRTFNVIDDYNREGLGIEVDLSLPASRVIRALEQIIEWRGKPAALRCDNGPEYISQSLVAWANKNRITLIYIQPGKPTQNAYVERFNRTARHEWLDLHEFSSVAHAQLLATQWLWEYNNERPNTAIGGIPPARLLQAA; encoded by the exons ATGAAGAAGTCTCGATTTTCCGACAGCCAGATACTGGCGGTTTTGAAGCAGCACGAAGCGGGCGTTCCGGTCGCGGATCTGGCCCGCGAGCACAACGTCAGCACGGCACTGATCTATCAGTGGCGCGCAAAGTTTGGTGGGATGGACGCGCCGCTCATGAAGCGGTTGAAGGAGCTGGAAGCCGAGAATGCTCGCCTGAAGAAGATGTATGCCGAAGAGCGGATCAAGGCCGAATTGCGCCAGGAAGCCCTCGAGGGAAAGT TTGTAAGGCCATCTCAACGCCGGGAGATGGCCAGGAAAGGCGTGGCCAAACATGGCATCAGTGTCCGGCTGGCGTGTGTGGTGTACGGCATTAGCGAGACCTGTTATCGCTATCAGGCAAAGCTGGATGGCGAGAATGCCCTGATTGCCGAATGGCTGCTAAAGCTGACGCAAACCCACAAGCGCTGGGGCTTCGGGCTGTGCTTCCTGTATCTGCGCAACGTGAAGGGCTACCCGTGGAATCACAAGCGGGTCTACCGCCTCTACCGACAGCTCGAGCTAAACCTGCGCATCAAGCCCAAGCGGCGGATCAAGCGGGATTATCCAGGCGAACTGGATGTTCCGACTGCGCCGAACCAGGTCTGGTCCATGGACTTCATGAGTGATCAGCTCGTCAGCGGCAAGAGCTTTCGCACGTTCAACGTGATTGACGATTACAACCGTGAAGGTCTGGGGATTGAAGTAGACTTGTCGTTACCTGCCTCACGCGTGATTCGCGCACTGGAACAGATCATTGAATGGCGTGGAAAGCCAGCGGCACTTCGCTGTGACAATGGGCCGGAATATATCTCGCAGTCGCTGGTAGCGTGGGCGAACAAGAACCGGATAACGCTGATCTATATCCAGCCGGGCAAGCCAACTCAGAATGCTTATGTGGAGCGTTTCAACCGGACCGCGCGACATGAATGGCTGGATCTGCATGAGTTCAGCAGCGTTGCCCATGCCCAGCTATTAGCGACACAGTGGCTATGGGAATACAATAACGAGCGACCCAATACAGCTATAGGAGGGATACCTCCGGCCCGGCTGCTACAGGCAGCATAA
- a CDS encoding YybH family protein — MRNPESEAEILRIEKLFNRPDFDIGECLDYCDPKDFVSFDFLYNIVGKEAHRKHLESMRSNIPKLDCEFLRMEISAGDDHGFANYILHVTLYNDDDSIMYESNMRVTICYRKSDGKWYQVAQHASVPIDLQTGVPDLKSVW, encoded by the coding sequence ATGCGGAATCCAGAATCGGAAGCGGAAATTCTACGTATTGAGAAATTGTTTAATCGGCCCGACTTCGACATTGGGGAATGCCTCGATTATTGCGATCCCAAGGATTTCGTCTCATTTGACTTTTTATACAATATCGTAGGCAAGGAAGCTCACAGAAAACATCTTGAAAGCATGCGCTCTAACATTCCAAAGTTAGATTGTGAATTTCTCAGGATGGAAATCAGCGCCGGTGACGACCATGGTTTTGCCAATTATATCCTGCATGTTACGTTGTACAACGACGACGACAGCATCATGTACGAAAGTAACATGAGAGTAACAATCTGTTACCGGAAATCCGATGGAAAATGGTACCAAGTGGCGCAACATGCATCAGTCCCTATTGATCTCCAAACCGGCGTGCCTGATTTAAAATCCGTATGGTAA
- a CDS encoding AMP-binding protein: MTLISSIAALRHWVEQDPNRPALTDDERTLSRGELEKRTNKVARILGKHGVKEGSFVTIVLPNCAAFIETTIAVLKLGATPQPVSSRLPKRELDAIIELAKPALIVGVVASDYPGSQVLEANFSVPRDISEEPLPERVSRYWKAPTSGGSTGRPKLIVSNVAAQVDNEFVPFSLPMMLPKAGVILVPGPLYHNAPFTLVMHGLFQGNHVVIENRFDALRTLDLIERYEVQMVLMVPTMLSRIWKLPREKREGVNISSLKLVYHMGSHCPSWLKEAWIEWLGPERVYELYGGTEMQAVTVISGCEWLDHRGSVGRCLMGEMKIVGETGEELPPGEVGDIYMRPGADLPPTYFYVGAEAKNVDGWDTIGDIGWFDKDGYLYLADRRTDMIVRGGANIYPAEVEAAIEEHPSVRSCAVVGLPDEDLGQRVHAIIQAGDGVTEAELAVYLAARLAKYKLPQSYEFVSEPLRDDAGKTRRSALRDARISTLGTF; this comes from the coding sequence ATGACTCTTATATCTTCTATAGCCGCACTGCGACACTGGGTTGAACAGGACCCTAACCGTCCCGCATTGACTGATGACGAGCGAACACTGAGTCGGGGAGAGTTAGAGAAGCGTACCAATAAGGTGGCGCGTATTCTGGGGAAACATGGGGTCAAAGAAGGAAGCTTCGTTACTATAGTTCTGCCTAATTGCGCAGCCTTTATTGAAACTACAATAGCGGTGCTTAAATTGGGTGCGACGCCGCAGCCCGTCTCGTCACGGCTGCCTAAACGCGAACTAGATGCAATCATCGAGTTGGCTAAGCCTGCGTTAATCGTTGGTGTCGTCGCAAGCGACTATCCGGGAAGCCAGGTTCTCGAGGCCAATTTTTCAGTACCTAGAGACATATCGGAAGAGCCCTTGCCCGAACGTGTTTCGCGCTATTGGAAGGCACCAACATCCGGAGGGAGTACTGGTCGACCGAAACTCATCGTGTCTAACGTGGCCGCGCAAGTAGATAATGAATTTGTGCCGTTTTCCCTGCCCATGATGTTGCCCAAAGCGGGTGTAATCCTCGTGCCTGGGCCCCTTTACCACAATGCGCCGTTCACGTTGGTAATGCACGGTTTATTCCAAGGAAATCATGTCGTGATAGAAAACCGATTTGATGCCCTTCGTACACTGGACTTGATAGAGCGTTACGAAGTTCAGATGGTGTTGATGGTTCCCACCATGCTATCGCGAATCTGGAAGCTGCCAAGGGAGAAGAGAGAAGGAGTTAATATTTCAAGTTTGAAATTAGTCTATCACATGGGATCACATTGCCCATCTTGGCTCAAGGAAGCGTGGATTGAATGGCTTGGGCCGGAGCGCGTCTACGAATTATATGGTGGAACGGAGATGCAGGCGGTGACGGTCATTTCTGGCTGTGAGTGGCTAGATCACCGTGGTTCGGTGGGCCGTTGTCTGATGGGAGAAATGAAAATCGTCGGGGAAACTGGCGAAGAGCTGCCACCTGGCGAAGTGGGGGATATCTATATGCGACCTGGCGCGGACTTGCCTCCAACCTATTTCTACGTCGGTGCGGAAGCGAAAAACGTAGATGGTTGGGACACTATTGGCGACATTGGGTGGTTTGACAAGGATGGTTACCTTTATCTAGCAGATAGGCGGACGGATATGATTGTGCGCGGCGGGGCTAATATCTATCCCGCAGAAGTCGAAGCCGCCATTGAGGAGCACCCGTCGGTTAGATCCTGCGCAGTTGTAGGTCTGCCGGACGAAGACCTTGGTCAACGAGTACACGCAATAATTCAGGCTGGGGATGGAGTAACGGAGGCGGAGCTAGCAGTATATCTCGCAGCTAGACTTGCCAAATATAAATTACCACAGAGCTACGAATTCGTGAGCGAGCCTTTGAGGGATGATGCGGGCAAAACGCGCCGTTCAGCACTCCGTGATGCGCGTATATCAACTCTGGGAACTTTTTAA
- a CDS encoding AMP-binding protein codes for MAVDYRQRRRQFNLKENTTAILGKDTSQLNVAVLCCDRHCGENKIALHWRNEEGVSRDYTFEELKVRSEQFSDVLRKQGVGSGDRVAGLLPRIPELVITIIAVWRIGAVYQPLFTAFGPKAIEHRVTTSSAKVIVTDLVNRPKLESAGLSATIVTAIREGETLPAGDVAFNQKVDLSSSNTKPVGRNLDDAFLMMFTSGTTGLPKPLYVSVKALVPFANYMRDAIGLRDDDRFWNLADPGWAYGLYYAVTGPLLLGCATLLYDGPFSVDSAINVIKDNHVNNLAGAPTAYRLMMGAKSKAVHEIKGQLRAVSSAGEPLSPDVISWFSENLDTVIHDHYGQTELGMLLCNYHGLQHEVTPGTAGYAMPGFRLAVVSDEGAELAAGEAGILAVELSGSPLFWFTGYEGISTNLVDEQFYLTGDIAILNRNESIKLVGRADDVITSSGYRIGPFDIESVLIEHEAVVEAAVIGKPDTIRTEIIKAFVVLENNVGTTDSLVEELQAWVKQRLGAHSYPREIDFVDDLPKTPSGKVQRFLLKQR; via the coding sequence ATGGCTGTCGACTATAGACAGAGGCGTCGCCAATTTAATCTAAAAGAGAATACAACCGCGATTCTTGGTAAAGATACCTCGCAGCTAAATGTAGCGGTGCTTTGTTGCGACAGGCATTGCGGTGAAAACAAGATAGCACTGCACTGGCGAAACGAGGAAGGTGTATCCCGGGACTATACCTTTGAGGAACTTAAGGTACGCTCTGAACAATTTTCAGATGTCCTGCGCAAACAGGGGGTTGGTTCCGGAGACAGGGTTGCAGGATTGCTGCCGCGCATTCCTGAACTAGTCATTACGATTATTGCGGTCTGGCGAATTGGAGCAGTTTATCAGCCCCTGTTTACGGCTTTCGGTCCCAAGGCAATTGAACATCGCGTGACTACATCCAGTGCAAAAGTCATAGTGACTGATCTCGTAAACCGCCCAAAGCTGGAGAGCGCGGGTCTGTCCGCAACGATAGTTACGGCCATTAGAGAGGGTGAAACCCTTCCTGCCGGAGATGTAGCATTCAATCAAAAAGTGGATCTTTCTAGTTCAAATACGAAACCAGTTGGCCGCAATTTGGATGACGCGTTTTTGATGATGTTCACATCCGGTACGACTGGCCTCCCCAAGCCGTTGTATGTCTCAGTTAAAGCGCTTGTGCCTTTCGCCAACTATATGCGTGATGCAATAGGCCTCAGGGACGACGATCGTTTTTGGAACCTTGCTGATCCGGGTTGGGCCTATGGGCTTTACTATGCCGTTACGGGTCCACTGCTTCTCGGATGCGCAACGCTCTTGTACGACGGACCCTTTAGCGTGGATAGCGCTATTAATGTCATTAAAGATAATCACGTGAATAATCTCGCTGGAGCGCCAACAGCTTACCGGCTGATGATGGGGGCTAAAAGTAAAGCCGTCCATGAAATCAAAGGGCAATTAAGAGCAGTCAGTAGTGCAGGCGAACCTCTGAGTCCGGATGTAATTTCTTGGTTTTCTGAAAACCTGGATACCGTGATCCACGATCATTATGGTCAAACTGAACTAGGCATGCTCCTTTGCAATTACCATGGTCTTCAGCATGAAGTCACACCGGGTACCGCTGGCTACGCGATGCCTGGGTTTCGTTTGGCAGTTGTCAGCGATGAGGGGGCTGAATTGGCAGCTGGAGAAGCGGGGATTCTGGCCGTCGAGCTCTCGGGATCTCCGTTATTTTGGTTCACGGGTTATGAAGGTATTTCAACAAATTTAGTGGACGAGCAATTCTATTTAACAGGTGATATTGCGATATTGAACCGCAATGAAAGTATTAAGCTTGTTGGAAGGGCTGACGATGTCATTACCTCATCAGGATATCGAATTGGTCCTTTCGATATCGAAAGCGTATTGATCGAACATGAGGCAGTTGTAGAAGCAGCTGTGATTGGAAAGCCGGATACCATACGAACCGAGATAATAAAGGCTTTCGTTGTTCTGGAAAATAATGTCGGTACAACCGATTCGTTAGTAGAAGAACTACAAGCTTGGGTTAAACAACGCTTGGGTGCTCATTCATACCCAAGAGAAATCGATTTTGTTGATGATCTACCGAAAACCCCGAGTGGAAAAGTTCAACGGTTCCTGCTAAAGCAGCGTTAA
- a CDS encoding SDR family oxidoreductase — MTNVAGRTAFITGGANGIGLGIARAFAGAGAKLALVDIDEDALSTAKDELAEITDVYVATLDVRDREAYGNVAKDLKESLGDVSILVNNAGVGCDIPLENLNFDIWDWGVGINFNGVYNGIHTFVPGMIARGDGGHVINTASGAGLVASNVGVLYHATKFGIVGMSEAMQIELKRYDIGVTVLCPGPVTTGIMDRSKEFRPKINGEFSSEQLERVSKRFNNMSEFLKQGKSPGEVGAMLLKAVSENCLYLHTDSTIKGLVTARHKAIMDSMPD, encoded by the coding sequence ATGACAAATGTGGCAGGCCGAACGGCGTTCATTACGGGTGGAGCAAACGGTATTGGGTTGGGGATCGCACGAGCGTTTGCCGGCGCCGGTGCAAAGCTTGCTCTAGTTGATATTGACGAAGACGCATTGAGTACTGCTAAAGACGAGCTCGCCGAGATTACTGACGTTTATGTTGCCACGTTAGATGTTCGAGACCGAGAGGCATACGGAAACGTTGCTAAGGACCTGAAAGAATCATTGGGAGATGTGTCGATACTCGTAAACAATGCGGGCGTCGGCTGCGATATACCCCTTGAAAACTTGAATTTCGATATCTGGGATTGGGGGGTCGGTATCAACTTCAATGGCGTATACAACGGCATTCACACCTTCGTGCCAGGCATGATTGCGCGGGGTGATGGTGGGCATGTCATTAACACTGCATCAGGCGCGGGTTTGGTGGCGAGCAATGTCGGAGTTCTTTATCACGCCACAAAGTTTGGCATAGTGGGTATGAGTGAGGCCATGCAAATCGAATTGAAGCGGTATGACATTGGTGTAACGGTGCTATGTCCTGGTCCAGTCACGACCGGGATAATGGATCGTTCTAAGGAGTTTCGGCCTAAAATTAACGGCGAATTTAGCTCAGAGCAGTTGGAAAGGGTATCTAAACGGTTCAATAACATGAGTGAATTTCTAAAGCAGGGGAAATCTCCTGGGGAAGTAGGAGCAATGTTGCTCAAAGCTGTTAGTGAAAACTGCTTATATCTGCACACCGATTCGACCATCAAAGGCCTGGTCACGGCACGTCATAAAGCGATTATGGATTCAATGCCCGATTAG
- a CDS encoding acyl-CoA dehydrogenase family protein, with translation MNFDYSEEQIFLKDQVRTFLETECTSSVTRSVLEDKHTPYDEALWRSVSEMGWMGVAVPESYGGLGLDHVYLCAIAEELGRVIAPIPFSSTVYILAEALMLTGTEDQKRRILPRLVSGEIVGCLATSEGRGYTSINSLSVRAEGGFVTGEKIPVVDGGIATHAIVSVRSEKGPSLYLVDLSADGVKREELDSIDPTRNLAKVIFNRVPGEALGEEGKGEELLAGVQNRAAVLFSFEQIGGSERCLDIAKDYAMNRYAFGQIVSKYQAIKHKFADMYVKKEIARSNAYYGAWALSTNADVLPEAAASARIAGCLSYEFSAQENLQIHGGMGFTWETDCHLHLRRARQLGLVLGGLPIWRERLVRALEERGVVQKGENNGLSR, from the coding sequence ATGAATTTCGACTATTCAGAAGAGCAGATCTTCTTGAAAGATCAAGTACGCACGTTTTTGGAAACTGAATGTACGTCATCGGTTACAAGGTCGGTTTTGGAGGATAAGCATACTCCTTATGACGAAGCTCTCTGGCGGTCAGTTAGTGAAATGGGCTGGATGGGAGTAGCCGTTCCTGAAAGCTACGGTGGGCTTGGCCTTGATCATGTTTACTTATGTGCAATCGCGGAGGAATTGGGCCGGGTCATTGCACCGATACCTTTTTCCTCTACGGTCTATATTCTAGCTGAAGCACTTATGCTGACGGGCACAGAAGATCAAAAGCGGCGTATTCTTCCCCGCCTGGTATCTGGAGAGATTGTCGGTTGTCTAGCAACTTCGGAGGGGCGAGGGTATACCTCGATCAATTCCCTATCCGTTAGGGCGGAGGGCGGGTTTGTTACCGGTGAAAAAATTCCAGTTGTAGACGGTGGCATAGCTACCCACGCAATCGTCTCAGTGCGAAGTGAAAAGGGGCCTAGTCTCTACCTGGTAGATCTTTCTGCCGACGGCGTAAAAAGAGAGGAACTTGACTCCATAGATCCGACTCGTAACCTTGCAAAGGTAATCTTTAATAGGGTGCCTGGTGAGGCGCTGGGAGAGGAGGGTAAAGGAGAAGAGTTACTGGCAGGTGTACAGAATCGCGCTGCAGTCCTATTCTCGTTTGAACAAATCGGGGGCTCGGAGCGCTGTCTTGATATCGCCAAAGATTATGCGATGAACCGATACGCATTCGGGCAGATAGTTTCAAAGTATCAGGCGATAAAGCACAAGTTCGCGGATATGTATGTAAAGAAGGAAATTGCGCGTTCAAACGCTTACTACGGGGCGTGGGCGCTTTCTACGAACGCGGACGTATTGCCTGAGGCTGCAGCGTCCGCGCGGATTGCAGGGTGTCTTTCTTACGAATTTTCTGCGCAGGAGAATCTTCAGATTCACGGAGGCATGGGCTTCACTTGGGAGACAGATTGCCATTTACATTTACGTCGGGCTCGCCAGTTAGGTTTGGTTTTGGGGGGATTGCCGATTTGGCGCGAACGCTTGGTACGCGCTCTCGAGGAGCGTGGTGTCGTCCAGAAAGGAGAGAATAATGGACTTTCGCGATAA
- a CDS encoding acyl-CoA dehydrogenase family protein, translating to MDFRDNAQEAEFRKNTRDWLAVHGSIFTELKLAKYDREKELEIAKRWQAAKAEAGYACIAWPVEWGGRGGTAMEQTIFSEEEEKLGVRFQYFSIGLGMCLPTVIAFSDKETKSRLVPPAVRGDTIWCQLFSEPAAGSDVAGIRTRAIETEDGSWLLSGQKVWTSYAHQSDYGIVLARTNPDVPKHKGLTMFWLDMKSPGIEVRPIHMASGESDFNEVFFTDVRVKDSQRLGEVNQGWKTALLTLDNERLSFGGAEGPDWEELMSLAATLPSGMGGGSVLKEGGFRDKLADFYVLSEGLKYTRLRSLTTLSRGQTPGPENSVGKLISATQMQRVANEALERLDQYGILADEDFLSDVGAFQRNFYWGAAMRIAGGTDEILRNIIAERVLGLPREHRLDAEVAFKDLPKGI from the coding sequence ATGGACTTTCGCGATAATGCACAAGAAGCTGAATTTCGTAAAAATACTCGGGACTGGCTCGCCGTCCACGGATCGATCTTTACCGAGCTTAAGCTGGCAAAATACGATAGAGAAAAGGAGTTGGAAATAGCCAAGCGGTGGCAGGCAGCTAAGGCTGAAGCGGGTTATGCCTGTATAGCATGGCCGGTAGAGTGGGGCGGACGCGGTGGTACTGCCATGGAGCAAACCATATTCTCCGAAGAGGAAGAAAAGCTGGGCGTCCGGTTTCAATATTTCTCCATTGGCTTGGGAATGTGTTTGCCTACTGTAATAGCATTTTCAGACAAAGAAACGAAGTCGAGGTTGGTGCCGCCGGCAGTGCGAGGTGACACCATCTGGTGCCAACTCTTCTCAGAGCCGGCGGCGGGCTCCGATGTGGCAGGCATTCGAACCCGTGCTATAGAGACCGAAGATGGAAGCTGGTTGTTGAGCGGACAGAAAGTCTGGACGTCGTATGCTCACCAATCTGATTACGGAATTGTCTTAGCGCGCACCAATCCTGATGTGCCCAAGCACAAAGGATTAACTATGTTTTGGCTCGACATGAAATCACCTGGTATTGAGGTGCGCCCGATTCATATGGCTTCTGGCGAAAGTGATTTCAACGAAGTATTCTTTACAGACGTACGTGTAAAAGATAGTCAGCGTCTTGGAGAAGTCAATCAAGGATGGAAAACGGCCTTACTCACCTTAGATAACGAGCGACTTTCCTTTGGTGGTGCTGAGGGCCCGGACTGGGAAGAACTAATGTCACTTGCCGCAACATTGCCTAGCGGAATGGGCGGGGGATCTGTATTAAAGGAAGGTGGTTTTCGTGACAAACTCGCTGATTTTTACGTCCTCTCCGAGGGGTTGAAATATACACGCTTGCGATCATTAACCACATTGAGTCGTGGACAAACACCGGGTCCTGAGAACTCGGTCGGGAAGCTGATTTCTGCAACTCAAATGCAACGTGTGGCCAATGAAGCCCTAGAACGCCTCGATCAGTATGGCATCCTAGCAGACGAAGATTTTCTATCTGACGTGGGCGCTTTCCAGCGCAACTTCTATTGGGGGGCTGCGATGAGAATCGCAGGTGGAACCGACGAAATTTTGCGCAATATTATAGCCGAACGCGTATTGGGTCTACCTCGAGAACATCGCCTAGACGCTGAAGTGGCATTTAAAGATCTGCCGAAAGGCATCTAG
- a CDS encoding enoyl-CoA hydratase gives MEYTEIRYELPDPKIARIVMARPDTRNAQSLKMLYEINNAFDAAARDPEVKVIILAGDGPHFSSGHDLKDEWDTLAHEPVVQAAGHHEPGVGGMYAAEEEHYIGLHWKWRNIAKPTIAQVQGKAIAGGMMIAMPMDIIIASEDAQFSDPVVAFGVNGHEYFLHAWELGPRKAKEMLFTGAILEAQECKDLGMVNHVVPRDALEAVTLQLAHKIALRPAIGLKLAKQAVNFSMDLQGQQQALTGTLAMHHVGHAHARVQFGQVIDPAGIEIIKRESKQSTGSIVDRE, from the coding sequence ATGGAATACACGGAAATTCGGTATGAGCTTCCTGATCCAAAAATTGCACGTATTGTTATGGCGCGCCCTGATACGCGAAACGCCCAGAGCTTAAAAATGCTCTATGAAATCAATAACGCTTTTGACGCGGCTGCAAGGGATCCAGAAGTAAAAGTAATTATTCTCGCTGGCGATGGTCCGCATTTCTCGTCTGGTCATGACTTAAAAGACGAATGGGATACGCTCGCGCACGAGCCTGTCGTCCAGGCAGCAGGACATCATGAACCCGGCGTAGGCGGCATGTATGCTGCTGAAGAAGAACACTACATAGGTCTTCATTGGAAATGGCGAAATATTGCTAAGCCAACGATTGCGCAAGTACAAGGGAAAGCGATTGCCGGGGGTATGATGATCGCTATGCCAATGGATATCATCATCGCATCAGAAGACGCACAATTTTCGGATCCGGTTGTAGCTTTTGGTGTCAATGGCCACGAATATTTTCTACATGCTTGGGAATTGGGGCCGCGTAAAGCGAAAGAGATGCTCTTCACTGGAGCGATACTTGAGGCTCAGGAATGTAAAGATCTTGGCATGGTCAACCATGTGGTGCCACGTGATGCACTGGAGGCGGTTACCTTACAGCTCGCGCATAAAATCGCGTTACGGCCAGCAATTGGTTTAAAGCTCGCAAAACAAGCTGTTAACTTCAGCATGGATTTACAGGGTCAGCAACAAGCCTTGACCGGTACATTAGCAATGCATCACGTCGGACATGCCCATGCTCGCGTACAATTTGGGCAGGTCATAGACCCTGCGGGAATTGAAATAATCAAGCGTGAATCAAAACAATCCACGGGATCCATTGTGGATAGAGAATAG